CCGTTTATGCAGATAGTTAACCAAATATCAAGAAAGGTATATGTGAATAATAACCTTGACAATCGCACTGGATCTGAATCATGAACATGGGGGAAATGCAGGCTGAACAGGTAAAGAATATGACTATCGAGAATGAAGAATGTCAAGAGTTAAAAAGATATTAAATTGCCAACCTCTGAATTTCTTCAGCGAGGGCAGGAAGTGGGGAGAATAAGTAGGCAGGGTCCACATTTCCCTGCACACCTATTCCACTACCCAATCTTCTTCTTCCATCTGCCATATCCACAGTCCAGTCCAGGCCAATAACATCAACTCCAGTATCTTTCATACGCTCAAGGAGGCCACCATTTCCATTTATATAAAGAACAATCGGTGTCTCGGGGCATCTTTTCTTGACCAAATCTACAATCTGGAAGTTTAGAAATCAGTACATGGCAAAAGAGGAAAAAATATGGAACAATAGCATCTTGCACCCAACGTTCAATTTgcaaatattttatgttttataaaTTATGATGATGCACTAACAGCAACATAGTTTCAATTAAATAGAAAAGTTTGAAGGTGTAGCCTCTGATTTGGACTTTTCTCTCCGAAATTCAGAAGACCAAGATCAACATCCAGTGAGCATATTTACCACTCGATGCTTACAAATTACAAGCTCTTAGCTCATCTTATTACTTACCAACCAAATGACAATCATGAGAGCTTGGAACAAAACAATAATTTACATAAAACAAAACCTGTAATCATTGCAAACTTTTGAAAGCGACACATGGTTTGTCTAGTTCAAAGATTCAActaaacaaataagcaaaagctGAAATACATACACTTAGGCTTGCTATGACATGGATCCCGAAAAGAACAGTTTGAAAAATTAGAACACAATTTCAATaagatgaaaataaatgggaactGTTTCTACATTACCTCTTTGATATAAGGCTTTGACCAGCGTTCCCACATATCAGGTGGTAGTTGTCCACCCCATGAATCAAATATTTGTATGCAGTGAGCCCCAGACTCCACTTGGAAAACAACATAATCTGCTATTGCTTGCGCCAAATGAGAGAGTAGAGTCCGCAATAAATGTGGCGCTGTATGGCACATACTCTTAATGGTTGTATAGGTGCGTGTCGTACCCCCTTCCACTATATATGTTGCTATTGTCCAAGGTGCTCCCACGAAACCTAAAACGGCAGCATCACCACCAACCTAAGTAAAAAGCAATAAGTAAGGAAAACGGCTCCTTTGAAGGATAGCCATGATATATAGAAGCGGTAATGCAACTAGGTTTACCTCCCTGCGCAGTATCTTGAGTGAATCTCCAACAAAACTGAGCTTTTCCAGGTCAATTGGATGCAGAGCCTTTAATCCCTCCTCGGAGCGTATTGGGGACTGAATAACAGGACCCCTTACATCTTCAATGTCGAATTCGACCCCAAATGCAGGAAGAGGCGTAAGGATGTCAGAGAAAATGATCACTCCATCAGGCCTAAAGGCATTCCAAGGCTGCAAAGAAATTTCCACAATGAGATCAGTTGTCTCCGACCTCTCTCGAAAGGATGGATATTTCTCAGCAAGCTTTCTGTAAACAGCCATGTACCTTCCCGCCTGGCGCATCATCCATGCTGGTGGCCGACTAACAGGTTCTCCTCTGGCAGCCTTCACCAGCAGAGGATCTGAAGACAAAATCACCACAAACATCATGAATTTCTCTTGCTTAAATGAGTATAATCGAGAAATGAAAGAGTAATCAAGAGAATGAAATGCTTATAGCAGTCTCCCAAATTTGAACAATATTACTCATTCTGTAAAACATACAAATGAATGTTAATTGTTAACAGAACCTTTTCCCCTCTTTCTCCATGCCTTCAATCAATCAAATTCAACAATCTCCAATAATTGATTCATCTCAAAGACTCAAAAATACCCGAATTACCCTCTCCTAGAACCCTATAACAATTTGCACCACTATCTAAAGCAACAAATTTGTTAAAACCGAATGATATTAGGAACCAGAAAAATAAATGAactggaagaaaataaaaaagaaaaagaagctaaATTGAACAAAATGAAGAGCATAATCAGAAGAAGGAAAAAACTGTGGTACCGGAAGAAGAGGCGGAGCAAGTAACGGAGAAGTGCCGTTTTGGGTTGAAAGGGAGTGAGAGTGTAGCGTTTAAGGCATTAGAATgtggaaacaaagaagaagatttCCATCCAACAAAACCAGTGAAAGTGTTAATGGAAGTAGAAGCCATGtttgtttctttctctcttccttcGTTGCTCGCTCTTGCTCCTTATCCCCTTTCTGTTGGGTTCAGTTCTCACACAGGGAACATACATAACTCGCGCATAAAATTCCAAAACTACCCTCAATGTAGTGACATAAAATAGAATGGCCTCCCAATTATACTATGATT
The DNA window shown above is from Arachis ipaensis cultivar K30076 chromosome B08, Araip1.1, whole genome shotgun sequence and carries:
- the LOC107613888 gene encoding uroporphyrinogen decarboxylase 1, chloroplastic isoform X1; translated protein: MASTSINTFTGFVGWKSSSLFPHSNALNATLSLPFNPKRHFSVTCSASSSDPLLVKAARGEPVSRPPAWMMRQAGRYMAVYRKLAEKYPSFRERSETTDLIVEISLQPWNAFRPDGVIIFSDILTPLPAFGVEFDIEDVRGPVIQSPIRSEEGLKALHPIDLEKLSFVGDSLKILRREVGGDAAVLGFVGAPWTIATYIVEGGTTRTYTTIKSMCHTAPHLLRTLLSHLAQAIADYVVFQVESGAHCIQIFDSWGGQLPPDMWERWSKPYIKEIVDLVKKRCPETPIVLYINGNGGLLERMKDTGVDVIGLDWTVDMADGRRRLGSGIGVQGNVDPAYLFSPLPALAEEIQRVVRCAGPRRHILNLGHGVLVGTPEEAVAHFFEVARSLKFDTLFQNKSAEDPRLVA
- the LOC107613888 gene encoding uroporphyrinogen decarboxylase 1, chloroplastic isoform X3, whose translation is MDDAPGGKPWNAFRPDGVIIFSDILTPLPAFGVEFDIEDVRGPVIQSPIRSEEGLKALHPIDLEKLSFVGDSLKILRREVGGDAAVLGFVGAPWTIATYIVEGGTTRTYTTIKSMCHTAPHLLRTLLSHLAQAIADYVVFQVESGAHCIQIFDSWGGQLPPDMWERWSKPYIKEIVDLVKKRCPETPIVLYINGNGGLLERMKDTGVDVIGLDWTVDMADGRRRLGSGIGVQGNVDPAYLFSPLPALAEEIQRVVRCAGPRRHILNLGHGVLVGTPEEAVAHFFEVARSLKFDTLFQNKSAEDPRLVA
- the LOC107613888 gene encoding uroporphyrinogen decarboxylase 1, chloroplastic isoform X2; translated protein: MMRQAGRYMAVYRKLAEKYPSFRERSETTDLIVEISLQPWNAFRPDGVIIFSDILTPLPAFGVEFDIEDVRGPVIQSPIRSEEGLKALHPIDLEKLSFVGDSLKILRREVGGDAAVLGFVGAPWTIATYIVEGGTTRTYTTIKSMCHTAPHLLRTLLSHLAQAIADYVVFQVESGAHCIQIFDSWGGQLPPDMWERWSKPYIKEIVDLVKKRCPETPIVLYINGNGGLLERMKDTGVDVIGLDWTVDMADGRRRLGSGIGVQGNVDPAYLFSPLPALAEEIQRVVRCAGPRRHILNLGHGVLVGTPEEAVAHFFEVARSLKFDTLFQNKSAEDPRLVA